Proteins co-encoded in one Haladaptatus sp. ZSTT2 genomic window:
- a CDS encoding alpha/beta fold hydrolase: MDTVSHHGRETAYRRTDFGDDGPPVCYIHGSGGSHRVWTGIYGRRSNTRPAVALDLSGHGESDDFDAEPGFATLSAYADDVLAVVEETGASVLVGNSLGGAIVIHLLVERGFEPEAVVLAGTGAKLAVLDDLLTLFETDFERAVSFLHGEDMLFHDTTASVTDHSKATMNAVGQAVTTRDFRTCHTFDERDALGDIETRTLALVGEYDRLTPVAYHEYLVENMQNATLVRIENAAHLAMIEQPEAFATAIERFLAQ, from the coding sequence ATGGACACGGTATCTCACCACGGACGGGAGACGGCGTATCGACGCACCGACTTTGGCGACGACGGGCCGCCGGTCTGCTACATTCACGGCAGTGGCGGCAGCCACCGCGTCTGGACGGGCATCTACGGGCGGCGCTCGAACACCCGCCCCGCAGTTGCCCTCGACCTGAGCGGCCACGGCGAATCGGACGATTTCGACGCCGAACCCGGCTTTGCAACGCTCTCTGCCTACGCGGACGACGTCCTCGCCGTCGTCGAAGAGACCGGCGCATCCGTCCTCGTCGGGAACTCACTCGGCGGCGCAATCGTCATCCACCTACTCGTCGAACGCGGGTTTGAGCCAGAAGCCGTCGTCCTCGCAGGCACGGGCGCGAAACTCGCCGTGCTCGACGACCTCCTCACCCTCTTCGAAACGGACTTTGAGCGCGCCGTTTCGTTCCTCCACGGCGAGGACATGCTGTTTCACGACACGACAGCGAGCGTCACCGACCACTCGAAAGCCACGATGAACGCGGTGGGCCAAGCCGTCACGACGAGGGATTTTCGCACCTGCCACACGTTCGATGAACGAGACGCGCTTGGAGATATCGAAACCCGTACCCTCGCACTCGTTGGCGAGTACGACCGACTCACACCAGTTGCGTATCACGAGTATCTGGTCGAGAACATGCAGAATGCAACGCTCGTCAGGATAGAAAACGCCGCCCATCTCGCGATGATAGAACAGCCAGAGGCGTTTGCCACCGCAATCGAGCGGTTCCTTGCTCAGTAG
- a CDS encoding GNAT family N-acetyltransferase, whose product MSVNIELRVAGPGNDAFAKEAWELKEHIRKHEGFLRQRRGFFMDAYRRSTAYLLVEDGPVEKLVAFCSVRRDGYILFLAVDPDYRGEGFAERLVKAIAEEYGSVSCHARTTNERALGFYEHIGFKIVREVTNYYEDGGAAYYLRLGNSSITSKFSEFMRR is encoded by the coding sequence GTGAGCGTCAACATCGAACTCCGCGTCGCCGGGCCTGGCAATGACGCTTTTGCGAAGGAGGCCTGGGAGCTAAAAGAGCACATCCGAAAACACGAGGGGTTCCTCCGCCAGCGGCGTGGCTTTTTCATGGACGCCTACCGACGGTCTACGGCGTATCTGCTCGTCGAAGACGGCCCCGTCGAGAAGCTCGTCGCCTTCTGTTCGGTTCGCCGTGATGGATACATCCTGTTTCTCGCCGTTGACCCTGACTACCGCGGCGAGGGCTTTGCAGAACGACTCGTCAAGGCCATCGCAGAAGAGTATGGCTCCGTTAGCTGTCACGCGCGAACGACGAACGAACGGGCACTCGGCTTTTACGAACACATTGGCTTCAAAATCGTCCGCGAAGTCACGAACTACTACGAAGACGGCGGTGCGGCATACTATCTGCGGCTTGGCAACAGTTCGATTACGAGCAAGTTCTCCGAGTTCATGCGCCGCTGA
- a CDS encoding helix-turn-helix domain-containing protein, which produces MADSMAELLRKDMECEGLLECFHGLRELDRDCFSVLAQSEEALTIDEIADKVGRERSTAYRAVQRLLQAGFIQKEQVNYEQGGYHHVYTTAAADEVADELQRLLNDWYAKMGTLIQEFRTKYDHEPLEVSE; this is translated from the coding sequence ATGGCCGACTCGATGGCAGAACTACTGCGAAAAGACATGGAGTGTGAGGGACTCCTCGAATGTTTCCACGGGCTCCGGGAACTCGACCGAGACTGCTTCAGCGTGCTCGCACAGTCCGAGGAGGCGTTGACGATAGACGAAATCGCGGACAAAGTCGGGCGAGAGCGCTCTACTGCGTACCGCGCCGTCCAGCGCCTCCTACAAGCGGGCTTCATCCAGAAAGAACAGGTGAACTACGAACAAGGCGGCTACCACCACGTCTACACCACCGCGGCTGCAGACGAGGTCGCAGACGAACTCCAGCGCCTCCTCAACGACTGGTATGCGAAAATGGGCACGCTCATCCAAGAGTTCCGGACGAAGTACGACCACGAGCCGCTCGAAGTGAGCGAATAG
- the priS gene encoding DNA primase small subunit PriS, whose amino-acid sequence MEERTRAYLRGRFRDYYRRHEITPPPNAHEREWGFIPWTDTPGTTMVRHRSLLDLGDLGEFLRHKRPRHVYFSAGQYADPSANSMTKKRWQGSDLVFDLDADHLPSVTLGEDSYAEMLEKCKTALMRLLSFLDEDFGFRDTQVVFSGGRGYHVHVRDAAVNELEREARREIVDYVRGIGLDFDELIATESVQGLGRKTPADKRTLRIRGGWGKRAHRHLMGYVDDVLDQDEEAALERLQSKDGVGEGRAKAALTAMQSNRDAIAAGNIDVHPAFYKIARDVMREVVDLDNAPIDEPVTTDTNRLIRLPGSLHGGSGLQVLRLERDELAEFNPLEAAVPDTFVGHDITVEVTNGGTVELGGDSFTLSEGDVTVPEYLGIFLMARGRAEKGKE is encoded by the coding sequence ATGGAAGAGCGCACGCGTGCGTATCTCCGTGGCCGCTTTCGAGACTACTACAGACGCCACGAGATAACGCCACCACCGAACGCCCACGAGCGAGAGTGGGGCTTCATCCCGTGGACCGACACGCCGGGCACGACGATGGTTCGCCACCGGTCGCTGCTCGACTTGGGCGACCTCGGTGAGTTTCTCAGACACAAGCGCCCACGCCACGTCTACTTCTCCGCCGGGCAGTACGCAGACCCGAGTGCGAACTCGATGACGAAAAAGCGCTGGCAAGGCTCAGACCTCGTCTTCGACTTGGACGCAGACCACCTGCCCTCGGTGACCCTCGGCGAGGACTCCTACGCCGAGATGCTCGAAAAGTGTAAGACCGCACTCATGCGCTTGCTCTCGTTTCTCGACGAGGATTTCGGCTTTCGCGACACGCAAGTCGTTTTCTCGGGCGGCCGGGGCTACCACGTCCACGTCAGAGACGCCGCGGTCAACGAATTAGAGCGCGAAGCACGCCGCGAAATCGTCGATTACGTCCGCGGTATCGGCCTCGACTTCGACGAACTCATCGCCACCGAGTCCGTCCAAGGGCTGGGCAGAAAAACGCCCGCCGACAAGCGCACCCTCCGCATTCGCGGTGGCTGGGGCAAACGCGCCCACCGCCACCTCATGGGCTACGTCGATGACGTACTCGACCAAGACGAGGAGGCAGCCTTAGAACGCCTCCAGTCGAAAGACGGCGTCGGCGAGGGGCGGGCGAAAGCCGCGCTCACCGCCATGCAGTCGAATCGTGACGCAATCGCAGCCGGAAACATCGACGTTCACCCCGCGTTCTACAAAATCGCGCGCGACGTGATGCGCGAGGTCGTCGACCTCGATAACGCGCCGATTGACGAACCCGTGACCACCGACACGAACCGCCTCATTCGCCTGCCGGGAAGCCTCCACGGCGGGAGTGGCTTACAGGTGCTCCGCCTCGAACGTGACGAACTCGCCGAATTCAACCCACTCGAAGCGGCTGTGCCCGACACGTTCGTCGGCCACGACATCACGGTGGAAGTCACGAACGGCGGAACGGTCGAACTCGGTGGCGATAGTTTTACACTGTCTGAAGGAGATGTTACAGTTCCAGAGTATCTGGGCATCTTCCTGATGGCCAGAGGACGCGCAGAGAAGGGCAAAGAATGA
- a CDS encoding RtcB family protein, translating into MTTYEAGDITLHKLREFVWEIPKDGDMRVPARVLASETLLDQISDDLTLTQLKNATHLPGIQNHAICMPDGHQGYGFPVGGVAGIDTENGCISPGAVGYDINCGVRMMTTNLTYDDLKGHEEELVEALFDAIPSGLGGGGVVQDDIATVNEVLDKGMRWALDQGYATEADLAHCEDEGFRPDARPDKVSEKAKNRGRNQLGSLGSGNHFLEVQRVTDVFREDVGDAFGLSEDQIVVLIHCGSRGLGHQVCTDYLRKIEKQHSGLLAELPDRELAAAPAGSQLAEDYYGAMCAAINFAWVNRQLIMHRTREVFADVFDRPWEEMEMKLLYDVAHNIAKKEFHEVDGEQRELFVHRKGATRAFPAGRPELPPAYRDVGQPIIIPGSMGTHSYILRGGENSLGLTFGSTAHGAGRVMSRTQAKQEFWGETVREELREHQHIYVKAQSGATVAEEAPGVYKDIDEVIRVSDALGIGDKVARALPVCNIKG; encoded by the coding sequence ATGACCACCTACGAAGCTGGTGACATCACGCTTCACAAGCTCCGCGAGTTCGTCTGGGAGATTCCCAAAGACGGTGACATGCGCGTCCCCGCCCGCGTGCTCGCAAGCGAGACGCTGCTCGACCAGATCAGCGACGACCTGACGCTCACCCAACTCAAAAACGCCACCCACCTGCCGGGCATCCAGAACCACGCCATTTGCATGCCGGACGGCCATCAGGGCTACGGCTTCCCGGTCGGCGGTGTCGCCGGTATCGACACCGAGAACGGCTGCATCTCGCCCGGCGCGGTCGGCTACGACATCAACTGCGGCGTCCGGATGATGACGACGAACCTCACCTACGATGACCTCAAAGGCCACGAGGAGGAACTCGTCGAAGCACTTTTCGACGCCATCCCCTCCGGTCTCGGCGGCGGCGGCGTCGTCCAAGACGACATCGCCACGGTCAACGAAGTGCTCGACAAGGGCATGCGGTGGGCGCTCGACCAGGGCTACGCCACCGAAGCCGACCTCGCCCACTGCGAGGACGAGGGCTTCCGTCCCGACGCCCGCCCCGACAAGGTGTCTGAGAAGGCCAAAAATCGCGGGCGAAACCAGCTTGGCTCGCTCGGTTCTGGTAACCACTTCCTCGAAGTCCAGCGCGTGACCGACGTGTTCCGCGAGGATGTGGGTGACGCCTTTGGCCTCTCTGAAGACCAGATTGTGGTGCTCATTCACTGCGGTTCCCGAGGCCTTGGCCACCAAGTGTGTACGGACTACTTGCGAAAAATCGAGAAACAACACAGTGGCCTGCTCGCAGAGCTTCCAGACCGCGAACTCGCCGCCGCGCCCGCGGGCAGTCAACTCGCAGAGGATTACTACGGCGCGATGTGCGCGGCCATCAACTTTGCGTGGGTGAACCGCCAGCTCATCATGCACCGCACCCGCGAGGTGTTCGCAGACGTGTTCGACCGGCCGTGGGAAGAGATGGAGATGAAACTGCTCTACGACGTGGCCCACAACATCGCCAAAAAAGAGTTCCACGAGGTTGACGGCGAGCAGCGTGAACTGTTCGTCCACCGAAAAGGCGCGACGCGGGCGTTTCCCGCGGGCCGACCCGAACTCCCGCCGGCCTACCGCGACGTAGGCCAGCCCATCATCATTCCCGGGTCGATGGGCACCCACAGCTACATCCTGCGCGGTGGCGAGAACTCGCTTGGTCTGACCTTCGGTTCGACCGCCCACGGCGCGGGCCGGGTCATGAGCCGCACGCAGGCAAAACAGGAGTTCTGGGGCGAGACGGTCAGAGAAGAACTGCGCGAACACCAGCACATCTACGTCAAAGCCCAGTCCGGGGCGACGGTCGCAGAGGAAGCGCCCGGCGTCTACAAGGACATAGACGAGGTCATCCGCGTCTCTGACGCGCTCGGCATCGGCGATAAGGTCGCACGGGCACTGCCGGTCTGTAACATCAAGGGCTGA
- a CDS encoding CDC48 family AAA ATPase, translating to MKLTVKPLKQKDAGRGLAAVDRAAMAELGLENGDYIVIEGKDSGRAVARVWPGYPEDEGRSIIRIDGRLRQEADVGIDDRVTVEKADVKPAKKVTVALPQNLRIRGNIGPYIRDKLAGQAITKGQTVPFSLGFGPMTSMSNQKIPLRIAGVTPSGTVVVTDSTEIEISEKPAEQIRGAERTSPLGGPSITYEDIGGLDRELEQVREMIELPMRHPELFQQLGIEPPKGVLLHGPPGTGKTLIAKAVANEIDATFETISGPEIMSKYYGESEEQLREVFERAEEGAPAIVFIDELDSIAPKRGETSGDVERRVVAQLLSLMDGLNERGQVTVIGATNRINAIDPALRRGGRFDREIEIGVPDKQGRKEILQVHTRGMPLTENIDLDMYAANTHGFVGADLESLAREAAMNALRRIRPELDLEADEIDADVLESIQVTETDFKEALKGISPSALREVFVEAPDVSWENVGGLEDTKERLRETIQWPLEFPEVFETMGMEAAKGVLLYGPPGTGKTLLAKAVANEAESNFISIKGPELLNKFVGESEKGVREVFAKARENAPTVVFFDEIDSIASERGQRMGDSGVSERMVSQLLTELDGLEELEDVVVIATTNRPDLIDSALLRPGRLDRHIHVPVPDEEARRAILEVHTKDKPIAEEVNLDKLAKDTEGFVGADLEALVREASMAASREFIRSVSPEDIATGVGNVRVTAKHFKKAMKEVQPSVTDETKRRYDEIEQRFQQREPETEEREFSRTFQ from the coding sequence ATGAAGCTCACCGTCAAACCCCTAAAGCAGAAAGACGCCGGTCGCGGCCTGGCCGCCGTAGACCGCGCAGCAATGGCCGAACTCGGCCTCGAAAACGGCGATTACATCGTCATCGAAGGGAAAGACAGTGGGCGCGCCGTCGCCCGCGTCTGGCCCGGCTACCCCGAGGACGAAGGGCGAAGCATCATTCGCATCGACGGCCGACTTCGCCAGGAAGCGGACGTGGGTATCGACGACCGCGTCACCGTCGAGAAAGCCGACGTGAAACCCGCAAAGAAGGTGACGGTGGCTCTGCCACAGAACCTCCGCATCCGCGGGAACATCGGCCCGTACATCCGCGATAAGCTCGCCGGACAGGCCATCACCAAAGGCCAGACAGTGCCGTTCTCGCTCGGCTTTGGCCCGATGACGAGCATGTCGAATCAGAAGATTCCGCTCCGCATCGCGGGCGTCACGCCGTCTGGAACCGTCGTCGTCACCGACTCGACGGAAATCGAGATTAGCGAGAAGCCAGCAGAGCAGATTCGCGGTGCAGAGCGAACCAGCCCGCTCGGTGGTCCCTCTATCACCTACGAGGATATCGGCGGCCTCGACAGGGAGTTAGAGCAGGTTCGCGAGATGATTGAGTTGCCGATGCGCCACCCCGAGCTGTTCCAACAACTCGGCATCGAACCGCCAAAGGGCGTCCTCCTCCACGGCCCACCGGGCACGGGGAAAACGCTCATCGCGAAGGCCGTCGCAAACGAAATCGACGCCACCTTCGAGACTATCTCCGGCCCCGAAATCATGTCGAAGTACTACGGGGAGTCAGAAGAGCAACTCCGTGAGGTGTTCGAGCGCGCAGAAGAGGGTGCTCCGGCCATCGTCTTCATCGACGAACTCGACTCCATCGCGCCAAAGCGCGGGGAGACCTCCGGTGACGTCGAACGCCGCGTCGTCGCCCAACTCCTCTCGCTTATGGACGGCCTCAACGAGCGCGGACAGGTGACGGTTATTGGCGCAACCAACCGTATCAACGCTATCGACCCCGCGCTGCGCCGCGGTGGCCGGTTCGACCGTGAAATCGAAATTGGCGTCCCGGACAAGCAAGGTCGCAAGGAGATTCTGCAGGTCCACACTCGTGGGATGCCGCTCACCGAAAACATCGACCTCGACATGTACGCGGCGAACACCCACGGCTTCGTCGGGGCGGATTTAGAATCGCTCGCCCGCGAGGCGGCGATGAACGCACTCCGGCGTATCCGGCCCGAACTCGACCTCGAAGCCGACGAAATTGACGCGGACGTCCTCGAATCGATTCAGGTCACGGAAACCGACTTCAAAGAGGCGCTAAAGGGCATCTCGCCCTCTGCACTCCGCGAGGTGTTCGTCGAAGCGCCAGACGTGTCGTGGGAGAACGTCGGTGGCTTAGAAGACACCAAAGAGCGCCTCCGCGAGACCATCCAGTGGCCGCTCGAATTCCCCGAGGTGTTCGAGACGATGGGCATGGAAGCCGCAAAGGGGGTCCTGCTCTACGGGCCACCCGGCACGGGGAAGACCCTGCTCGCAAAGGCCGTCGCAAACGAGGCCGAGTCGAACTTCATCTCCATCAAAGGCCCCGAGCTGCTCAACAAGTTCGTCGGTGAGTCAGAGAAGGGTGTCCGCGAAGTGTTCGCCAAAGCCCGCGAGAACGCCCCAACGGTGGTGTTCTTCGACGAAATCGACTCTATTGCCTCCGAACGCGGCCAGCGCATGGGTGACTCCGGCGTCTCTGAACGTATGGTCTCCCAACTTCTGACCGAACTCGACGGGTTAGAAGAACTCGAAGACGTGGTCGTCATCGCGACGACCAACCGGCCAGACCTCATCGACTCGGCGCTGTTGCGCCCGGGTCGCTTAGACCGCCACATCCACGTCCCCGTCCCGGACGAGGAGGCCCGCCGCGCCATCTTGGAAGTCCACACGAAGGACAAGCCAATCGCAGAAGAGGTCAACCTCGATAAACTCGCCAAAGACACCGAGGGCTTCGTTGGTGCCGACCTAGAAGCACTCGTGCGCGAGGCGTCGATGGCCGCAAGCCGCGAGTTCATCCGCAGCGTCTCGCCCGAAGACATCGCCACCGGCGTTGGTAACGTGCGCGTGACGGCCAAACACTTCAAGAAGGCGATGAAGGAGGTTCAGCCGTCGGTCACCGACGAGACGAAGCGCCGCTACGACGAAATCGAACAGCGCTTCCAGCAGCGCGAACCCGAGACCGAAGAACGCGAGTTCAGTCGCACCTTCCAGTAG
- a CDS encoding translation initiation factor eIF-2B, which translates to MIDETVEEILDMQTHSSSVVAVKAAEALADLTEREFVTVEEYIRDLERNSSALRRANPSHASLFNTQRQIVELVTEAEPESVDEAKKLTLAAIDEVVSQVEKAKDRAAANAADSLEDGMTILTHDYSSTVLEAVEQAAKDGNHLTVYVTEARPRYLGRKTARVLSGIDRVETHLMVDSAAGHFLPECDAVFFGMDCIVGDLFYNRVGTFPISATAAQVDVPVVVVGSRAKIIEDGFVFENEIRSGSEVMLEPAEGFKLENPAYDATPIRLIESVITDHGTQQF; encoded by the coding sequence ATGATAGACGAGACGGTCGAGGAGATTCTCGATATGCAGACACACAGCTCCTCGGTAGTCGCCGTGAAGGCCGCAGAAGCCCTCGCTGACCTCACAGAGCGAGAGTTCGTGACCGTAGAGGAGTACATCCGCGACTTAGAGCGAAACAGTAGCGCACTGCGCCGGGCAAACCCCTCTCATGCGTCGCTTTTCAACACCCAGCGCCAAATCGTCGAGCTCGTGACCGAGGCCGAGCCCGAATCGGTCGATGAGGCGAAAAAGCTCACCCTCGCCGCCATCGACGAGGTCGTAAGCCAGGTCGAGAAGGCAAAAGACCGCGCCGCGGCCAACGCCGCGGACTCCCTCGAAGACGGGATGACGATTCTCACCCACGACTACTCCTCGACCGTCCTCGAAGCCGTAGAGCAAGCGGCCAAAGACGGCAATCACCTCACCGTCTACGTCACTGAAGCCAGACCGCGCTACCTCGGTCGCAAGACGGCGCGCGTTCTGTCTGGCATCGACCGCGTCGAGACGCATCTGATGGTCGACAGCGCAGCGGGCCACTTCCTCCCCGAGTGTGACGCCGTGTTCTTCGGGATGGACTGCATCGTTGGCGACCTCTTTTACAACCGCGTCGGGACGTTCCCCATCTCCGCAACCGCGGCGCAAGTTGACGTGCCCGTCGTCGTCGTCGGGTCGCGGGCGAAAATCATCGAAGACGGCTTCGTGTTCGAAAACGAGATTCGCTCCGGCAGCGAGGTCATGCTCGAACCCGCAGAGGGGTTCAAACTCGAAAATCCGGCCTACGACGCGACGCCAATCCGGCTCATCGAGTCGGTCATCACCGACCACGGCACCCAGCAGTTCTAA
- a CDS encoding archease codes for MSFELKEHTADVGVAATGETLGELFAAFGDGLTACMCDEFPATGERFSFTVRAESREAALFDYLDDLIYERDVRLVLPVDNETTVREEDGEWVVEASARGVPLADVVARDIKAVTYSEMRIEETPTGWEGYVVFDA; via the coding sequence GTGAGTTTCGAGCTAAAAGAGCACACCGCAGACGTGGGTGTCGCCGCGACCGGCGAAACACTTGGCGAACTGTTTGCCGCCTTCGGTGACGGCCTCACCGCCTGTATGTGCGACGAGTTTCCAGCCACCGGCGAGCGATTTTCCTTCACTGTCCGCGCAGAGAGCCGCGAAGCCGCGCTCTTCGACTACCTCGATGACCTCATCTACGAACGCGACGTGCGCCTCGTCCTCCCCGTCGACAACGAGACGACGGTCCGCGAGGAAGACGGCGAGTGGGTGGTCGAAGCGAGCGCCCGGGGCGTGCCGCTCGCAGACGTGGTCGCCCGAGACATCAAGGCAGTGACCTACTCTGAGATGCGCATTGAGGAGACGCCAACGGGCTGGGAAGGCTACGTCGTCTTCGACGCCTGA
- a CDS encoding MBL fold metallo-hydrolase produces MVSRITADDLRRLIDDESSFALIDTRMPDNFEAWHIEGALNFPYKPGDTVTKDELYDRLGVTTDDHIITICAKGISSDHFADALADLGYEDVSLVEGGMKAWSAVYDTVTIPTDSAKVTVIQVQRRAKGCLSYLIIARHTGTAAVVDTTRHTAEFISLAERHGVEITDVFDTHVHADHLSGGRALADAVGATYHLGERATDRGVTYDYDALGQNEVVTVGDVQIKAVAVPGHTSEMVNYLVDDVAVCTGDTVFTNSVGRTELQFGDADAADGARLLYQSLHGTLLAEPDDVLVLPGHFPLEADGSSPSATPGEPIFTDIHTLRTTLSLLALPEAEFVERITATLPEKPPNYETVIAINTGIRDLTDDQEATELELGPNNCAAEQVS; encoded by the coding sequence ATGGTCTCTCGTATCACGGCAGACGACCTCCGTCGGCTCATCGACGACGAAAGCTCGTTCGCCCTCATCGACACTCGGATGCCGGATAACTTCGAGGCGTGGCACATAGAAGGCGCGCTCAACTTCCCGTACAAACCCGGCGACACCGTGACGAAAGACGAACTCTATGACCGACTCGGCGTGACCACCGACGACCACATCATCACCATCTGCGCGAAGGGCATCTCCTCTGACCACTTCGCAGACGCGCTCGCAGACCTCGGCTACGAGGACGTGTCGCTCGTCGAAGGCGGCATGAAGGCGTGGAGCGCGGTGTACGACACCGTCACCATCCCGACCGATTCTGCCAAGGTGACCGTCATTCAGGTCCAGCGCCGGGCGAAGGGCTGTCTGTCCTATCTCATTATCGCCCGACACACGGGGACGGCGGCGGTCGTGGACACGACCCGCCACACCGCGGAGTTCATCTCGCTGGCAGAGCGCCACGGCGTCGAGATAACCGACGTGTTCGACACGCACGTCCACGCAGACCACCTAAGCGGCGGTCGCGCACTCGCAGACGCCGTGGGCGCGACCTACCACCTCGGCGAACGCGCCACCGACCGCGGCGTGACCTACGACTACGACGCTCTCGGGCAAAACGAGGTAGTCACGGTTGGCGACGTGCAGATAAAGGCAGTCGCAGTCCCCGGACACACCTCTGAGATGGTGAACTACCTCGTAGACGACGTGGCGGTGTGTACGGGCGATACGGTGTTCACAAACTCCGTTGGCCGCACCGAACTCCAGTTTGGCGACGCAGACGCCGCAGACGGTGCGCGACTCCTGTACCAGTCGCTTCACGGCACGCTCCTCGCAGAACCCGACGACGTACTCGTCCTCCCCGGTCACTTCCCACTCGAAGCAGACGGGTCATCACCGAGCGCGACTCCAGGTGAACCCATCTTCACGGACATACACACCCTCCGTACCACCCTCTCATTGCTCGCGCTCCCCGAAGCCGAGTTCGTCGAGCGAATCACCGCTACGCTCCCCGAAAAACCGCCGAACTACGAGACGGTTATCGCCATCAACACCGGCATCCGTGACCTCACCGACGACCAAGAAGCGACGGAGTTGGAACTCGGGCCGAACAACTGTGCGGCAGAACAAGTGAGTTAG
- a CDS encoding DUF7127 family protein, with translation MKITLQDSPGGDEGQFTRYDYADTTVFAADLGMRGGASVDVIDHTAIVVWDDDEQLEIEIPTEDRARAFIKNGILTIEVDR, from the coding sequence ATGAAAATCACGCTACAAGACAGTCCGGGCGGAGATGAGGGGCAGTTTACCCGCTACGACTACGCCGATACGACCGTGTTCGCGGCCGACCTCGGCATGCGTGGTGGTGCCTCGGTCGATGTCATCGACCACACCGCAATCGTCGTCTGGGACGACGACGAACAACTCGAAATCGAGATACCCACGGAGGATAGGGCAAGAGCGTTTATCAAAAATGGCATCCTTACTATCGAGGTAGACCGATGA
- a CDS encoding DUF502 domain-containing protein has translation MDSGDGEGGLPQEHAESFKLRLRKIFLSGAALTIPLIITFIVLGFIVRFVSDLLAPFVRVANYFWTINMPGFLVQATAIVATVVIIFVVGIVSEGTSGEHMADRFHTLIEAIPGVGGVYHSFRRMSDVLIESDTQSFQEVKIVEFPHEGAYTIGFLTADTPEEIEVAAGHDDMQTLFLPLAPNPVMGGFLVHLPVEKVHDVDMTVEEGVRAIVTSGVAVGESNGERTALSSEQLTRLTGINQQEKVQPDDVDSAVEEPDAAPGNREEKDDAV, from the coding sequence ATGGATTCGGGTGACGGTGAGGGGGGCTTACCACAAGAACACGCGGAAAGTTTCAAACTACGACTTCGGAAAATTTTCTTGAGCGGTGCAGCGCTCACGATTCCGCTCATTATCACGTTCATCGTCCTCGGGTTTATCGTACGATTCGTCTCTGATTTGTTGGCTCCGTTCGTTCGGGTTGCGAACTACTTCTGGACCATCAACATGCCGGGCTTTCTGGTGCAGGCCACCGCCATCGTCGCCACCGTCGTCATCATCTTCGTCGTCGGCATCGTCTCCGAGGGGACGAGCGGCGAGCACATGGCAGACCGGTTTCACACGCTCATTGAGGCAATCCCGGGCGTGGGTGGGGTCTATCACAGCTTTCGCCGCATGAGCGACGTGCTTATCGAAAGCGACACACAGAGCTTTCAGGAGGTCAAAATCGTCGAGTTCCCCCACGAGGGCGCGTACACGATAGGGTTTCTCACCGCCGATACGCCCGAAGAGATTGAGGTGGCAGCCGGCCACGACGACATGCAGACGCTGTTTCTCCCGCTCGCGCCGAACCCGGTGATGGGCGGCTTTCTCGTCCACCTCCCCGTAGAGAAGGTCCACGATGTGGACATGACCGTCGAAGAGGGCGTCCGAGCCATCGTGACCAGCGGGGTTGCCGTCGGGGAATCGAATGGCGAGAGAACCGCCCTCTCGTCTGAGCAGTTGACGCGACTCACCGGCATCAACCAACAGGAGAAGGTACAGCCGGACGACGTCGATTCCGCTGTTGAAGAGCCAGACGCCGCACCCGGAAACCGCGAGGAAAAAGACGATGCGGTCTAA